Proteins from a genomic interval of Rhipicephalus microplus isolate Deutch F79 chromosome 6, USDA_Rmic, whole genome shotgun sequence:
- the LOC119166747 gene encoding BPTI/Kunitz domain-containing protein isoform X2 produces the protein MQWFLCLATVFLAFIHGAASYDDDPTYMQCTEWPDRGPCNGTLYRYYYNFRRGLCRLFIYGGCQGNDNNFRSRNECMRQCAGVITARVCRLRPGPGPCHSRVIRYYYQAKTHSCRPFVYSGCGGNRNNFRSSDECRMQCFGKEAHEKGR, from the exons ATGCAGTGGTTTCTCTGTCTGGCAACGGTTTTTCTTGCCTTTATACATG GAGCTGCAAGCTACGACGATGATCCCACTTACATGCAATGCACAGAATGGCCCGACAGAGGGCCGTGCAACGGAACCCTGTACCGGTATTACTACAACTTCAGAAGGGGGCTGTGCCGCCTCTTTATCTACGGTGGATGTCAAGGCAACGACAACAATTTCAGAAGTCGCAACGAATGCATGCGCCAATGTGCAGGAG TGATCACCGCAAGAGTGTGCCGACTCAGGCCCGGTCCTGGACCATGTCATTCCAGGGTGATCCGCTACTACTACCAAGCAAAGACGCATTCGTGCCGACCTTTCGTGTACTCCGGTTGTGGCGGGAACCGCAACAACTTCCGTTCCAGCGACGAGTGTAGAATGCAGTGCTTCGGCAAAGAAGCGCACGAAAAGGGACGGTAA
- the LOC119166747 gene encoding BPTI/Kunitz domain-containing protein isoform X1 — MSATAGQRPQKTTPPRGSIRRMQWFLCLATVFLAFIHGAASYDDDPTYMQCTEWPDRGPCNGTLYRYYYNFRRGLCRLFIYGGCQGNDNNFRSRNECMRQCAGVITARVCRLRPGPGPCHSRVIRYYYQAKTHSCRPFVYSGCGGNRNNFRSSDECRMQCFGKEAHEKGR; from the exons ATGTCTGCTACAGCTGGTCAACGCCCGCAAAAAACAACCCCACCAAGAGGCAGCATC AGAAGGATGCAGTGGTTTCTCTGTCTGGCAACGGTTTTTCTTGCCTTTATACATG GAGCTGCAAGCTACGACGATGATCCCACTTACATGCAATGCACAGAATGGCCCGACAGAGGGCCGTGCAACGGAACCCTGTACCGGTATTACTACAACTTCAGAAGGGGGCTGTGCCGCCTCTTTATCTACGGTGGATGTCAAGGCAACGACAACAATTTCAGAAGTCGCAACGAATGCATGCGCCAATGTGCAGGAG TGATCACCGCAAGAGTGTGCCGACTCAGGCCCGGTCCTGGACCATGTCATTCCAGGGTGATCCGCTACTACTACCAAGCAAAGACGCATTCGTGCCGACCTTTCGTGTACTCCGGTTGTGGCGGGAACCGCAACAACTTCCGTTCCAGCGACGAGTGTAGAATGCAGTGCTTCGGCAAAGAAGCGCACGAAAAGGGACGGTAA